A window of Rosa rugosa chromosome 7, drRosRugo1.1, whole genome shotgun sequence genomic DNA:
cattgacagatccaaaatggacaaaggcgatgaatgaagaattacaaactcttcaaaagaatgcaacatgggagttaGTACCTCTGCCGACTTggaagaagactgtaggatgtcgttgggtgtttactgtgaagcttaatgccgatggaactattgatagatataaggcgaggttggttgccaagggatatacacaacgctatgggattgattatgaggagacttgcaggaaacaaagattggcccttgcacctgtagcaaagatcaatactgtccgaattctaatctcacttgcaggaaacaaagattggcccttgcaccagtttgatgtgaagaatgtgtttcttaatgggaatttggaggaagaagtatacatggatgtgcccccaggtgttaagaatcaCCAAAGTGATGTtagcaaggtgtgtaaattgaagaaatctttgtatggcctgaagcaatctccaagagcttggtttggaagattttcaaagtccatgaaagcctttaggtatagacagagcaattctgaccataccttgtttatcaaacgcaagaatggtaagattacagctcttattgtgtatgttgatgacatgattgttacaagGGATGATTcaaaagagatgaatgaattgcaaaagtatctgtcaaaggagtttgaaatgaaggatctgggacaactgaagtattttctgggtattgaagttgcaaggtctaagaaggggatttttcTTTCACACAGAAactatgtccttgatttacttgctgaaacggggatgctggactgcagaccaatggagacacccattgagatgaatcatagacttgctatttatcctaatcaagttccaactgataaagggaggtatcaacgtcttgtaggaaggttgacttatctttcacatactagaccagatattgcttatgttgtgagtgttgttagccagtttatgcattgtcctagtgaagagcatatgtatgcagtctttcgtattttgaggtacttgaagatggcgccaggtaaagggttactgtttgagaaaaaagatgaattggaagttgttggatatacagatgcagattgggctggtgataaaactgacagacgttctacatctgggtactttaCTTTTGTTGGATGGAACCTAGTCACTTGGcatagcaaaaagcagaaagtcgttgtcagatcaagtgcagaagctgaatttcgaggtatggcacatggagtctgtgaaatgttatggATCCGTAATGTCCTGAAAGACCTGGATTACAAGCTTAAAaggcctatggatttgcattgtgataatacagctgccattgagattgcacataatctagttcagcatgatagaacaaagcatgtggaggttgaccgtcattttattaaagaaaatcttgacagaaaggttattcgctttccatttgtaaactcagaggagcaattagctgatgttctcactaaaggagtgtccaggaagatatTTGACAGctcgattgacaagttgggcatgatagacatctatgcaccaacttgagggggagtgtagaatcgctgtaaatccgtatgtaattaggattcttatttaattaggatatcttgTAATTATAGAaaatcctgtaattatggaaagattgtttcctattagagttagactactcatttgtacttgtatatatatccccattgtgggatgaatataATCATTGAATTAAccttgaattgaagtattcttttctactatcAATTATTAGACCTGTAATGTTGAAAATACAGCTACTAATGATGCATTTTGGGAAGAGGAAATTCAAGAAACAGTGGCAGCCATTGATTTTATGCCTTATGAACCCGAAATGTAGAACTATAATTTCATTTATCTTTCTGGTTTCtaatgaaaactttttcctttttgattCAAGCAGCTTAATTGGAGCTATAAGATCACTTGAAGTATGCATATTTGGGAGAGAATGAGACGTTACTGAAAGacaatgattttggaattggattGCATACCTCAAACGTGAGATTGCTTTTCTATTTATATTACAGTTGGGTCCATATACAATGAATGTGTGATTCAATGATAGTAACAGTTACAAAATCAGAGAGCTAGAATCAAGCTAATTAAGACAAAAGGAAATAAAGACATTGATGGGGTCTTTAAGAGAATGATTCACTCTTTAAGAGCTGATTCTCCATTATTAATTTCCTTTGATTTATCACCTCCCCGCAAGCTGACGGGGCATGCACGAACTGGAAGCTTGAGAACTAGAGAAGAGAATCTTGCGGAAGGCAAACCTTTGGTAAATAGATCTGCAATCATGTCAGTTGTGCAGAGATAGCGAACTGTAAGCTCATGACGAACCACCTTTTCACGGACATAGTGATAATCGACCTCCACATGGCGAGTACGGCTGTGAAATACTGGATTAGATGCGAGAGAAAGAGCGCTGATATTGTCACACTATAAAGTTGGACAGGAGAGAGGCAATTTGAGGTCTTTGAAGAGATGTCGAAACCATGAAATGGTTGCTGCCGTATAAGCTAGCTGACGCTATTCAGCTTCTATGCTTGATCGAGAGACACCTCCTTGTTTCTTAGAAGACCAAGAGATTAGATTAGGACCCAAATAGATACAAGAGCCACCCGTAGATATTCGGTCATCCGGATCTCCAGCATAGTCCGCATTAGAGAAAGCATTTATATTGAAAGAACCAGGTCGATAAAGGAGACCATGATTGTGAGTTTTCTTGATGTACCTGAGAATACGCTTCACTGCAACCCAATGTGTGGTAGTAGGTTTATGTAAAAATTGACATACTTGATTAACAGCAAAGGCAATATCTGGACGTGTGATTGTGAGGTATTGAAGAGCTCCGATAACACTTCAAAAATCAGTAGGATCAGATAAGGCATCACCATCATTAATACTCAAACGTTTACCACTAACAGCTGGAGTGGCAAAGGGTTTGGCAGCAATCATATCTGTGCGGCGTAAGAGATCAAGAGCATATTTAgattgagtgagagagagaccAGCAGCAGAACGTTGaacttcaatacccaaaaaataaTGCAGATTGCCCAGATCCTTCATAGAGAATAGTTTGCCCAAACGAGTAATAAGTGTAGCAATAGAAGATGAATTATTGCCCGTGATcagaatatcatcaacatagattaataaataaattgccCGTGACAGTTCCAGAATGGTAGACAAATAGGGAAGAGTCAGCCATGGAAGACACAAAACCAAGTTCTTCAAGGTAGGAGGAGAAGCAAGAAAACCATGCCCGTGGTGCCTGTTTTAGGCCATATAATGATCTgtttaatttgcaaacaaaatgAGGGAACTGAGCATCAACAAATCCAGTAGGTTGTTTCATGTATACATCCTCAGTGAGAAATCCATGGAGAAAGGTGTTATGAACATTTAACTGTTTAACAGACCACCCAAAATTGACAGCAATGGCAAGAATAAGGCGTATGGTGGAATGCTTAACAACGGGACTGAAAGTCTCACCATAATCAACACCTTCACGTTGATGGAAACCATTTGCCACTAATCGTGCTTTATACCGCTCTATCGAACCATCAGAACGCCGCTTGATCCGAAAAACCCATTTATTGGGTAAAATATTCATGGAAGAGGATGGTGGAACAAGAGTCCATGTACCAGCTTGCTGAAGGGCATTGAATTCATCACCCATGGCATGACGCCATTCAAGCTGCTTTACTGCTTGACTATAAGACTTGGGTTCAATGAGATCGGGCATAACAGAAGCAACAGCAACATATTTGGGATTTGGCTTTCGTATACCACACTTTCCTCTTGTAAGCATATTATTAGGTGGTACTACAGGTGGAGGAGGAGGCGCTGGTGGGGTAGCGTCATGGGCATTGTGAGAAGGGGATGGACTTGAGAAGGGAGGAGAATCTGTATTTGAAGGTGGGTGAGAATgtggggaagaagaaggaagagacGTTGGATTTGGTGGGTTTGTAGGTTCTGCAGTTTGGGTAGGTGAATTCGGCAAAGGAGTAGTGTTATTTGGGGTTGAAGTGTGTGGAGGAGAATTTGGCAGAGGAGTAGTGTGATGTGGGGTTGAAGTGTGTGGAGGAGAATTGGGCAGAGAAGGAGTGTTATGTGGAGGAGAATTATGTGGAGGAGAATTGTTATGTGGAGGAGAATTCGGCAGAGTagtatgatgtggtgttgaagTATGTGGAGGAGAAAAAGTAGGTGGGATAATTTCAAGGAATGGTGACAAGGACTGTTCAGGAGCAGTAGTAATGGtcttacaaaaagggaaacaaGTTTCATTAAATATAACATTTTTTGATAGATAGACTCTTCCTGAGACGGGATCTAGACATCGATACCCACTATGATTTAAAGAATaaccaagaaaaacacattgtTTAGACCGAAAAGCAAGTTTGTGTATATTATAGGGACGCAAACAGGGATAGCAAGCACATCCAAATGTACGAAAGAAGGTATATGTAGGTGAATGCCGAAATAATTTTTGATAAGGAGAAGAGAATTGTAGGACTTTTGTGGGTAAGCGATTAACAAGAAAAAGGGCAGTATTAATTGCCTCAACCCATCATTGGGAAGGCATTGAGGCATGAGCAAGCAAAGTTAAGGCAGTATCAACAAGATGTCGATGTTTGCGTTCAGCAAGTCCGTTTTGTTGAGGGTGATGAGGGCAAGAAAGGCGGTGATTAACTCCTTTTGaagccaaattttttttaaaattgcCATTAACATattcaccaccaccatcagTTTGCAAAGATTTAATCGAACAATTAAATTGATTTTGAATGTAAGTATAAAAATCAACAAAGAGAGAATAAGCTTCATGTTTAAATTTCATTGGGAAGATCCAGGAGTAGCGAGAAAAATCATCCACAAATACAATATAATATTTAAATCCTTGAATGGATAGACAAGAGGAcgaccaaacatcggaatgaaCCAATTGAAATGGAAAAAGGGAAACAGACTCTGATATATGAAAAGGCAAGTGTTTAGCTTTGCCCAATTGACATGACTCACAAAAGGAAATATTATTTGACCCTGAGATTGGCAAATCGGCATTATTCAGAAGTTGCTTCAAGACTGGTGAAGCTGGATGACCTAGGCGTGAATGCCATAACTGATCATTGACCCGAGAACCGACAAAAGCAAAAGCACGATGATTTGGAACATTCGGGGAAAACTTGACAGAATAGAGACCATTACTACTCGCTCCGTGCAAAAGGGTCCTCCCCGTCGTTAAGTCCTTCACATAAAAGGCATGGGGGTAAATAAGCATATAACAATCATTATCATTAAGAAAACGGTTAACAGAGATCAAATTTGTAGATGCTTGTGGACAATGGTACACATTACGTAATTTAAAGGTAGTGGAGGGAGTagagaaagaagaggaaccAGTGTGTTGTATGCCcaaaccgaaaccatgattaATACCTCCAACATTGTCGGGTCCATGATATTCCACAGGGTGGACCAGATTGCCCAGGTTGGAAGTGATGTGAGTGTTGGCACCAGTATCGAATAGCCAAGAATTATTGGAGGCAGATGGGGAAGCATGAGCCGCCACGGCAGAGAGACGCTGAGTAGGAACACGACCCTCATAGGCAAGATTCATTCGATTATAGCAATCAATGGCGGAATGGCCAGCCCGACCACAAATTTGACAAGGGTAGCGGGTGGTAGTGGTGGAGTGAGGTTGAGAAGGAGAGCCCATACGAGATATTGTAGGAGAATTTGAAGGTGGTGGTCCAAGGATAGAGGAACCGCGCCCAAAGTTACGACCATTAGAGAatgatgggggggggggggggatgcaGAGACACGACGAGTAAGGGCACCACGAGTAGAGTGTGAGCTACGACCAAAAGGAAAACCACGACCGCCACCACTGCTAGCACGGTGTGGATGAGCAACTAGAGCTGTAGTTCCTGAGTCAATCCCCAACGTAGTTTGACCTTGCAGCCTGCGTTCAGCATTGAGTAACAAAGCCTCCAAGGCATCATAAGTGATAGGTGTGTCTCGTGCTTGAGCAGAACTAACAGTGTTTTCATACATTGATCCGACATTATTCATAATGATAGCAACCAAATCAGTTTCAGAAACAACATGTCCAACAAGTGCCAAATTGTCGGCTATACCATTAATTTTGTCAAGGAAGTCGGAGATTGAAAGATCACCACGAGTAGCACGAAGAAGTTCGCTGCGAAGCTGAAGAATGCGATTTTGAGACTGAGAGGCATATCGCTTTTCAAGAGAGATCTAGGTTGCATGAGAGGAAGTGGAGCGAGCCACAATGGCAAGTACAGAGGGAGTAAGAGATCCATTGATCCAGCTGAGCACCATCTGATCTTGTTGAATCCATGCATCATAGTCGGGATTGACAGTATTAGTGAGGTTTCCATTGACATCCTTAAGAAAACAAGGAGGGCATTTGTGAGAGCCATCAACGAAGGCCGTGAGATTGCGACTGTGCAAGGTGGGAACAAGTTGAGCGAGCCAAAGGGAATAAATGGTCCTATCGAGTTTGATATTCAAGAAGTTGGAAATGGATGGAGTAGTGATGGAAGTGGTGCTGGAGGAAGCGATGGTAGTGGAAGGGGGACTGGAAATGGAAGAGGAAATAGTATTAGAAGTAGTACTGGAGGTAGTCATCGTAACAAGGGAATGGGAGGGGGGGAATTGGATTGCATACCTCAAACGTGAGATTGCTTTTCTATTTATATTACAGTTGGGTCCATATACAATGAATGTGTGATTCAATGATAGTAACAGTTACAAAATCAGAGAGCTAGAATCAAGCTAATTAAGACAAAAGGAAATAAAGACATTGATGGGGTCTTTAAGAGAATGATTCACTCTTTAAGAGCTGATTCTCCATTATTAATTTCCTTTGATTTATCAGTTACCGGTTGGTATTGCTTTTAATCTTATGGTATATGAGGAGAAGCTGATAAGAGTTTTTAAGGAACACAAGTCCGGAATTACATGGAGCATTGGATATATCAATAGAATAACTTGTACAAAGTGCATGCACATGATACTTCTTCCAAGGAGGGTTCAAACCCTACTAAAGAGGCACAAGGACGCTTGAACTTTACAATGATAAaagtggtgaagaagaagattctcaAACTATGTGGGTCTTATTACAAGTAATATGAACTATATGATGGGCTGCTCCTCATGGATGTGGAGCTCCCTAATACATTTAGTATCAGATAGAAATATCTCCCTTTGAATGAGTAGTGATGTCTTACCCAGAAAATTTGATGTGACAATGAAAAAACAAGGCGAAGAAATCTGTAGACGAATAAATCACACACATAAAATAAAGACAAAATTCGGAGTACGTACAGAATAGAAAATCTGTCAAAAATGGGTTTAAGCTTGCCTCCTCatataaataacaagaaaaatgAAAGACTGAACTTAGAAAATCTATTTAGGGAAAACAAAAATAGACGAGGCAACTTATGAGTTGGAGCTTGGGTCTCCAATATCTTTAACGGCCCACTTGTTAACACGATTACGAGCTATTGTTACCTGCACGCCAACaattttttacttttaactGTTTGATGCGAAGTAGGTGTTTAAATGGCAATAGTAAGAGCAAGTGCACTAtaacaaagtttttttttttcacctaaaagaagaaaaaaggtcGAAAGGAAAACCTACCTGATTATCCCAATCAGTTCTGTAGGTCAGTATTAGTAGTACAATCGTTTGCACAAATGTTCCGAACAACATTCCAATCCAAACACCCTACAAAACAATTAGCACATATGTGTGATTGTATGTTTATGCTCactgcttatatatatatatatagagggcttccactaagggatctctttttttggtcttttatagggataggcattagaccaacttttggatcatattttcacatcttaaccgttcagtttttaggtcctaatgtataaatcacttctgcaaatcttcagccaaattggtgatcgttaaggcatccaaaactgcaatttacacgaactgaccgaatctgtcgaaccggaaccgttcgtgtttataatggtaaattacatttttggatgccttaacgatcatcaaattggctgacaatttgcagaagtgatctatacattaggacctaaaaactgaacggttgagatgtgaaaatatgatcgaaaagttggtctaatgccctatgctataaaaaaccaaaaaaatggatccctcatTAGAACGGccctttatatatatacacacacacacacacacacacacacaaattaaAATGAGTGAAAAAGAATGCTAGCTAGGTGGAATATTGCTCACTTTGACTTGTAGGTTGACAACATAACCAAGCACAACTCCAACGGGAATGCCTATAAGGTAATAACATGCTATGTTCACATATGCTACAGTACTCTGCCATCCAGCTCCCAGAGCAACTCCTGTTGATAATAACCAAAAATGATCAGATTGTTTCAGATCGATTTGTAAAGAAAATCGGTCTTTTTTTACCTCGCTCTTTTCCTTCTGTGTCAATATATACTGGTAATGGTTCTACTATTTTCTTTTGGTCTGGGTAATTAATGCTTATACTAACTGATATGGTTTGAGAATTCAAAATACGTCAACAATACCAGAGAGCACAGGCTGAACACTGTTCAACAATATGGAGAAGGCCAATAAAGGTGACAAGTCGGCAACTGCTTTGGCTACCTCTTCGTCATTGGTAAAGATGTAGGATAGACGTTCCCTCAAGAATAGGAAAATGAAGAACAACACAATACCGATCGCAAATGATGTGAACACTATAACCACAATTGAGAACTTCGCCCCTTTTGAGCTACCTCGTCCAAGTTCATTTGACACTCGTACACTGGAAGATTGCAGAAGCCGAACATCAGTACAACAATGATCTCTCAAGTAACTACTTTAATGAGTTCAATCTCATATGTTGATGAACTTCTGATGAAATATGATGATGAGAATATAATAAGTACCTTGCTGCAGCCAAGAAGCCAAGGGATATCATCATTTCCCACCCATTGATGTTGAGACTGCAACGAATTTGTacacattttttagttaaacAAAACAGAATCAATGCAAAACAAAAGCAGATTTAGATGAAATAGTTTAGGTCTGTTTTGAGGGGAAAGGGAATAAAAAACGATGAAAGAAACAGAAGTTCAGAAAATTACCAAATAGCTAGAGCATCGATAGAAACCTCAGCATTTTCCATACTTCCAGTTAAAAGAACCAAGACCGTATTGTACCAAAGCTCCAGACTGTTAAGAAAAATCGAAGTTCCACTCAGAAAACTCCAACTGTGTACTAATAAGGAGTTGTAAGACATTCCTTCCCGAACAACCATGTGATTTTCATATCAAGGTAAGTCATGAGATGACTAATCTTGGTGGTTGCAGATAAATCATGCAGTAATTTAGCATAATATGGAAGTAGCAAACAACCCTCGAAAACTTATGcgaaatgaaaaaagaaaataaaatactttAATATTGATACCTTTGGAgggacaaaaatatttattatgTATCTTCAAATGCAAGCTTAAGCCTATGGTGCATTAATTGCATCTATACCTCTCTGATTTTCTCAAATAACCATATCCGATCAGTAGATTGATAGAAACTTGCCCATTAATTCAATGAACAAGAAAcaatgaaacaaagaaaaaaaatggaaggcAGAAAGTTGAAGTCAAAAACAAGAATAGTTTATTACCAAAGCATAACACCAGAAGACAGAGAAAGCTTGACGACATCCCAGAGATCTTTAAAAGCTAACATCGAGAAGCCTTTCCATGTCTGTGGGCATCCTCCAcatataataaataaaagttgACCAATGTTGGGAATCCAAAATGCTAAAATTGTGGACACCATTGCCCCAGGAATCCCAAGCTGATATTTCACAGTCAAAAGCCATGAAAGGAGGATGTGGattgcaattgaaattgctgACAAGTAAGCTATGATCATATTTTTGCTCTGTGCTTGCAAGTACATTTGGCAGGTAAAGGATAAAACAAAGGCGAAAATCACCGGGATTACCCAGAGAGAAATATAGCCCGCCACTTGTGCAATATTCTGTTCCTGTCCTAAGGCCTCTAAGATTGGAGTTGTAAAGATGCAAATAGGAACAAGGAAGAATGCGCTGACAAACAACACTATCCATGATCTCTGAAGATGTACCCCAAGCATGTCATATTGTTTTGCACCATATGATTGACCACAAAGAGTTTCCAGCGCACTAGCCATTCCCAGCTGCAGATATACATTAAGAGACTCAGATTATAATTGTAACCACAACAAGTGAGGGCAATGGCGGACTTAGGATTTTATCTATACAGGGCGTgataaaaagaatatatatatattaacagtTAAGCATCACATATAAACTTTTAATATTAGTA
This region includes:
- the LOC133721270 gene encoding protein DETOXIFICATION 21-like isoform X1, producing the protein MGEEDIKRKLLIKGEDEREHDLGLQYRVWNESKKIWVIAGPAIFTRFSTFGTNVVSQAFIGHIGSTELAAYSLVVTVLVRFANGILLGMASALETLCGQSYGAKQYDMLGVHLQRSWIVLFVSAFFLVPICIFTTPILEALGQEQNIAQVAGYISLWVIPVIFAFVLSFTCQMYLQAQSKNMIIAYLSAISIAIHILLSWLLTVKYQLGIPGAMVSTILAFWIPNIGQLLFIICGGCPQTWKGFSMLAFKDLWDVVKLSLSSGVMLCLELWYNTVLVLLTGSMENAEVSIDALAICLNINGWEMMISLGFLAAASVRVSNELGRGSSKGAKFSIVVIVFTSFAIGIVLFFIFLFLRERLSYIFTNDEEVAKAVADLSPLLAFSILLNSVQPVLSGVALGAGWQSTVAYVNIACYYLIGIPVGVVLGYVVNLQVKGVWIGMLFGTFVQTIVLLILTYRTDWDNQISSPCFFIVTSNFLGKTSLLIQREIFLSDTKCIRELHIHEEQPII
- the LOC133721270 gene encoding protein DETOXIFICATION 21-like isoform X2, whose protein sequence is MGEEDIKRKLLIKGEDEREHDLGLQYRVWNESKKIWVIAGPAIFTRFSTFGTNVVSQAFIGHIGSTELAAYSLVVTVLVRFANGILLGMASALETLCGQSYGAKQYDMLGVHLQRSWIVLFVSAFFLVPICIFTTPILEALGQEQNIAQVAGYISLWVIPVIFAFVLSFTCQMYLQAQSKNMIIAYLSAISIAIHILLSWLLTVKYQLGIPGAMVSTILAFWIPNIGQLLFIICGGCPQTWKGFSMLAFKDLWDVVKLSLSSGVMLCLELWYNTVLVLLTGSMENAEVSIDALAICLNINGWEMMISLGFLAAASVRVSNELGRGSSKGAKFSIVVIVFTSFAIGIVLFFIFLFLRERLSYIFTNDEEVAKAVADLSPLLAFSILLNSVQPVLSGVALGAGWQSTVAYVNIACYYLIGIPVGVVLGYVVNLQVKGVWIGMLFGTFVQTIVLLILTYRTDWDNQVTIARNRVNKWAVKDIGDPSSNS